The following coding sequences lie in one Cydia pomonella isolate Wapato2018A unplaced genomic scaffold, ilCydPomo1 PGA_scaffold_161, whole genome shotgun sequence genomic window:
- the LOC133533369 gene encoding retinol-binding protein pinta-like: MTIRPLSAALKEKAAKEINEDDRRIASDITALKDWLKKQPHLHAIQPTDQWLLAFLRGCKFSLERTKEKLDMYYTLKALVPEFLSNRDPMDSKIQETLKLGLFLPLKKCQGEDSSRTCIVRIGVFDASKYHLTDVLKIAFMITEIMMLEDDNFNVAGEEVIVDMKGVGISVLSQWTPTLAKKAISCFEKAFPVRVRSNYIISTPAGFEAAYAILKTFLGEKLKKRIKVYNQDYKAIYHAVPQAMLPTEYGGQDGSLQELIDYWKLKVESYRDWFVVQETVQSDEAKRPGEPTTSSTLFGVDGSFRTLQFD; this comes from the exons ATGACGATTCGACCACTGTCTGCGGCACTCAAGGAGAAAGCCGCGAAAGAAATAAATGAGGATGATCGCAGAATAGCGTCTGATATCACGGCGTTGAAGGACTGGCTAAAGAAACAGCCACATCTGCATGCAATACAACCAA cTGATCAATGGCTGCTGGCATTTTTACGGGGATGCAAGTTCAGTCTAGAACGTACAAAGGAAAAACTGGATATGTATTATACTTTAAAAGCGTTGGTGCCAGAGTTTTTATCGAACAGGGATCCAATGGATTCGAAGATTCAGGAGACACTGAAATTAGG tcTCTTCCTGCCACTGAAGAAATGCCAGGGCGAAGATTCatctcgcacttgtatcgtaaggATCGGGGTGTTCGATGCCTCCAAGTACCACCTGACGGACGTGCTGAAGATCGCCTTCATGATCACTGAGATCATGATGCTGGAGGATGACAATTTCAATGTCGCTGGCGAG GAAGTAATCGTTGACATGAAAGGTGTGGGGATCAGCGTGCTAAGCCAATGGACCCCAACGTTAGCAAAAAAAGCGATCTCCTGCTTCGAGAAAGCTTTCCCAGTGCGTGTGCGGTCCAACTACATAATAAGCACTCCAGCGGGGTTCGAGGCTGCATATGCTATTTTAAAAACCTTCCTTggagaaaaattgaaaaaaaga ATAAAGGTTTATAACCAGGACTACAAAGCTATATACCATGCCGTCCCTCAAGCAATGCTCCCGACGGAATATGGAGGACAAGACGGATCTCTCCAGGAATTGATTG ATTACTGGAAGCTGAAAGTAGAGAGCTACCGCGACTGGTTCGTGGTTCAGGAGACAGTGCAGTCCGATGAAGCCAAGCGGCCGGGCGAGCCCACTACGTCATCCACTCTGTTCGGCGTCGATGGCTCCTTCAGGACTTTGCAGTTCGATTga